In a single window of the Acipenser ruthenus chromosome 20, fAciRut3.2 maternal haplotype, whole genome shotgun sequence genome:
- the LOC117425137 gene encoding pyruvate dehydrogenase [acetyl-transferring]-phosphatase 2, mitochondrial-like codes for MSSTVLCWILRRVKNEVVCLRGQHRLYSRCLSPNHSSSKVKRKRMKLLSSPSQTGLSRTDNSVFSMRKLFRHSSTEEELQFQLTPVQINRILRANEQSVKIPEFDGKNLNPVLKFESNQLPANSPNEDRRSAATCLQTKGMLFGVFDGHAGYACAQAVSERLFYYISVALMSQKNLEEIEFAMEHMKPVLPILQWYKPINDYIYRKPASLYLDHLRVFWQELIDHDNAEGMSTGDSLAYAFKRLDSDISLEAQVPLDSDIMRNMAIQVAFAGSTACVAHVDNIDLHVANSGDCRAILGVLEEDGCWSSLPLTHDHNALNPSELARVRSEHPKSEENTVVTRDRLLGLLMPLRAFGDVCFKWSKELQQSILESGFDLETLDIYHYAPPNYLSPPYLNVDPELTYHKLRPQDKFLILATDGLWDMLSNDEAVRLVAEHLTGIHLEEPVAASERQVKLGQMHSLLLKRRARAVPSHDPNVATHLIRNSIGTNEYGEIEQVQLSAMMSLPEDLTRMYRDDITVTVVYFNSDLIKAHYKENNLRFL; via the coding sequence ATGTcaagcactgtgctgtgctggatTTTGCGCCGTGTAAAGAATGAAGTTGTTTGCTTGCGAGGCCAGCACAGACTGTACTCCAGGTGTCTCAGCCCAAACCACAGCAGTAGTAAGGTGAAACGGAAGAGAATGAAGCTGCTGAGCTCTCCGTCGCAGACCGGTCTCAGCAGAACCGATAACAGCGTCTTCAGCATGCGAAAGCTATTCAGACACTCGTCCACAGAAGAGGAGCTTCAGTTCCAGCTCACTCCAGTGCAGATCAACAGGATTCTCCGAGCCAATGAGCAGTCGGTCAAGATCCCAGAATTTGACGGCAAGAACCTCAACCCGGTGCTCAAGTTCGAGAGCAACCAGCTTCCGGCCAACTCCCCAAACGAAGACCGCAGGAGCGCAGCCACCTGCCTGCAGACCAAAGGAATGTTGTTTGGGGTGTTTGACGGGCATGCAGGGTATGCCTGCGCCCAAGCAGTGAGCGAGCGGCTCTTTTATTACATCTCTGTGGCCCTCATGTCTCAGAAGAATCTGGAGGAGATCGAATTCGCCATGGAGCACATGAAACCAGTGCTGCCCATCCTGCAGTGGTACAAGCCCATCAATGATTACATCTACAGGAAGCCTGCTTCTCTCTACTTGGACCACCTTCGGGTTTTCTGGCAGGAGCTGATAGACCATGACAATGCAGAGGGCATGAGCACGGGTGATTCTCTGGCTTATGCCTTCAAGAGACTGGACTCTGATATCTCCCTGGAAGCCCAGGTTCCCCTGGACAGTGACATCATGAGGAACATGGCCATTCAGGTGGCGTTTGCTGGCTCCACAGCCTGTGTGGCCCATGTGGACAATATTGACTTACACGTGGCCAACTCGGGGGACTGTCGGGCGATCCTGGGGGTGCTGGAAGAGGACGGGTGCTGGTCTTCTTTGCCTCTCACACATGATCACAATGCACTCAACCCATCAGAGCTGGCACGAGTCAGATCGGAACACCCTAAATCAGAGGAAAACACAGTTGTAACCAGGGACAGATTACTGGGTCTCCTGATGCCTCTTCGGGCTTTCGGGGATGTATGCTTCAAATGGAGCAAGGAGCTTCAGCAGAGCATCTTAGAAAGTGGTTTTGACTTGGAAACCCTCGACATCTACCACTACGCCCCACCTAACTACCTCTCTCCGCCCTACTTGAATGTGGACCCAGAGCTGACCTACCACAAGCTCAGACCCCAGGATAAGTTCCTCATCCTGGCTACTGATGGTCTTTGGGACATGCTGAGCAATGATGAAGCAGTAAGACTGGTGGCAGAGCATTTAACCGGTATCCACTTAGAGGAGCCTGTGGCTGCCAGTGAGAGGCAGGTGAAGCTTGGGCAGATGCACAGCCTGCTGCTGAAGCGTAGAGCCAGGGCAGTGCCCTCACACGATCCTAACGTGGCCACACACCTGATCCGCAACTCCATCGGTACCAACGAGTACGGGGAGATTGAGCAAGTGCAGCTGTCTGCCATGATGAGCCTCCCTGAGGACCTGACCAGGATGTACCGGGATGACATCACCGTCACTGTGGTCTATTTCAACTCGGACCTAATCAAAGCACACTATAAGGAGAACAATTTACGTTTCCTGTAG
- the LOC117425138 gene encoding carbonic anhydrase 7 codes for MPGNHWGYGDENGPDKWHKDYPIAQGSRQSPIDIVPSQAVYEASLSSLNISYNCCTSINISNNGHSVVVEFADVDDKTVIRDGPLEVPYRLKQFHFHWGGKNSFGSEHTVSGKSYVSELHLVHWNATKYKTIQEAAAAPDGLAVLGIFIEIGDEHPGLHKLTDALYMVKFKETKADFKGFNPKCLLPNNLSYWTYPGSLTTPPLLESVTWIVLKEPIRVSEKQMEKFRMLLFTGEEEDRLCMVNNFRPPQPLKGRKVRASFK; via the exons ATGCCTGGAAACCATTGGGGATACGGAGACGAAAATG GTCCCGATAAATGGCACAAGGATTATCCCATTGCCCAGGGAAGCCGTCAGTCACCCATAGACATTGTCCCTTCCCAGGCTGTGTACGAGGCCAGCCTCTCTTCTCTGAACATCTCCTACAACTGCTGCACATCTATCAACATTTCCAACAATGGACATTCTGTCGTGGTGGAGTTCGCTGATGTTGACGACAAGACAG TGATCCGAGATGGCCCCCTGGAAGTCCCCTACAGGTTGAAACAGTTCCACTTCCACTGGGGAGGGAAGAACAGCTTTGGGTCAGAGCACACCGTCAGTGGGAAGTCCTATGTCTCTGAG CTTCATCTGGTCCACTGGAACGCTACAAAGTACAAGACCATCCAGGAGGCTGCAGCGGCCCCCGATGGCTTGGCTGTCCTCGGCATCTTCATTGAG ATTGGGGATGAGCACCCAGGTTTGCACAAACTAACAGATGCCCTATACATGGTCAAGTTTAAG GAAACAAAGGCAGACTTTAAGGGCTTCAACCCCAAGTGTCTCCTCCCCAATAACCTGAGTTACTGGACGTACCCCGGCTCCCTCACCACGCCCCCCCTGCTCGAGAGTGTCACATGGATCGTCCTCAAGGAGCCAATCAGGGTTTCAGAGAAACAG ATGGAGAAGTTCCGAATGCTTCTGTTCACGGGTGAAGAGGAGGATCGGCTCTGCATGGTAAATAACTTCCGCCCCCCACAGCCCCTCAAGGGCAGGAAAGTCCGAGCCTCCTTCAAGTAA
- the LOC117425108 gene encoding NEDD8-activating enzyme E1 regulatory subunit-like yields the protein MFRESARALCKRKRKRNEFKSGSVDMASVDKGKATKEQKYDRQLRLWGDHGQDALENAHVCLINASATGTEILKNLVLPGIGAFTIVDENKVRGEDVGNNFFLTKSSIGRNRAQAATELLQELNSDVSGNFVEESPDQLLDNDPDFFHRFSLVIAVHLPESTLLRLAAFVWGAGVPLLVCRTYGLIGYMRLVVKEHTVVESHPDNALEDLRLDHPFPELKKHIQSYDLENMEKRDHSHTPWIIVMAKYLEKWRSEHNKQMPKSYKEKEAFRELIRQGIRKNENGVPEDEENFDEAIKNVNTALNPTKISSGVEELLQDENSKNIKAQTSSFWLLVRALKEFVEKEGQGSLPVRGTIPDMIADSDKFIKLQNVYREKAKEDATAVSNHISALLQSVGRLPESVSEQEIRLFCKSSAFLRVVRCRSLAEEYSTETINKDEISSCMDNPDSEMVLYLMLRAVDKFYQQHGRYPGVYNYQVEEDIGKLKSCVNSFLQENGLAVNVKHDYIHEFCRYGAVEPHPVASFVGGSAAQEAIKIITHQFVPFNNTFIYNAMAQTSATFQL from the exons ATGTTTCGCGAATCTGCTCGAGCCTTGTgcaagaggaagaggaagaggaatgAGTTTAAATCGGGTAGCGTAGACATGGCAAGCGTCGACAAAGGAAAAGCAACTAAAGAGCAGAAATATGACAGACAGCTTAG ATTGTGGGGTGATCATGGCCAGGATGCGCTGGAAAATGCCCACGTTTGTCTGATCAACGCTTCTGCAACAGGGACAGAAATACTGAAGAATCTGGTACTTCCAG GTATTGGAGCGTTCACCATTGTGGATGAAAATAAAGTCAGAGGAGAGGATGTTGGAAATAA CTTCTTTCTTACTAAGAGCAGCATTGGCAGG AATCGGGCTCAGGCTGCCACAGAACTATTGCAGGAGCTCAACAGCGATGTGTCTGGAAATTTTGTGGAGGAG AGTCCGGATCAGCTCTTGGACAACGACCCTGACTTTTTCCATAGGTTTAGCTTAGTGATTGCAGTTCACTTACCTGAAAG TACATTATTACGTTTAGCTGCTTTTGTGTGGGGTGCTGGAGTGCCACTTCTGGTCTGCAGGACATACGGGCTCATTGGGTATATGAGACTGGTGGTGAAAGAGCACACAG TTGTAGAATCCCACCCAGACAATGCACTTGAGGATCTAAGGCTGGATCATCCATTTCCAGAACTCAAAAAGCACATTCAGTCCTACGACTTGGAAAATATGGAAAAAAGG GATCATAGCCATACGCCTTGGATCATCGTGATGGCAAAGTATCTGGAAAAATGGCGCAGTGAG CACAATAAGCAGATGCCTAAGAGCTATAAAGAAAAAGAAGCTTTTCGAGAACTTATTCGACAAG GAATTCGTAAAAATGAGAACGGAGTTCCAGAGGATGAAGAGAATTTTGATGAAGCCATAAAAAATGTCAACACTGCCTTGAACCCTACAAAG atttCAAGTGGAGTTGAAGAACTATTGCAGGATGAGAACAGTAAAAACATTAAAGCCCAG ACCTCCTCGTTTTGGTTACTTGTTCGAGCTCTGAAGGAGTTTGTGGAGAAGGAAGGCCAAGGGAGTCTGCCGGTTAGAGGCACCATCCCGGACATGATCGCAGATTCTGATAAATTCATCAAGCTCCAGAATGT ATATCGAGAGAAAGCAAAAGAGGATGCTACAGCTGTGTCTAATCACATTTCTGCCCTTCTGCAGTCAGTTGGAAGG CTTCCAGAGAGTGTTTCTGAGCAAGAAATCCGATTGTTCT GTAAAAGTTCAGCTTTTTTGCGAGTCGTGCGCTGTAGGTCACTGGCTGAAGAATACAGCACTGAAACTATTAATAAAGATGAAATCT CATCTTGTATGGACAACCCAGACAGCGAGATGGTGTTGTATTTAATGTTGCGGGCTGTGGACAAGTTTTACCAGCAACATGGTCGCTACCCAG GTGTTTATAACTACCAAGTTGAAGAAGACATTGGAAAGCTCAAGTCTTGTGTGAACAGCTTCCTTCAAGAGAATGGCCTTGCTGTGAATGTAAAACACGATTACATCCATGAATT CTGCCGTTATGGTGCTGTGGAACCACACCCAGTTGCTTCATTTGTGGGAG GATCTGCTGCCCAGGAAGCCATCAAAATAATTACACATCAGTTTGTACCCTTCAAtaacacttttatttacaatgcaATGGCACAGACGTCTGCCACGTTCCAGCTATAG